Proteins co-encoded in one Caloenas nicobarica isolate bCalNic1 chromosome 19, bCalNic1.hap1, whole genome shotgun sequence genomic window:
- the MYMK gene encoding protein myomaker, protein MGSLVAKLLLPTISTLVFLPTISIAAKRRFHMEAMVYFFTMFFVAIYHACDGPGLSVLCFMRYDILEYFSIYGTALSIWVSLMALAEFDEPKRSTFVMFGVLTIAVRIYHNRWGYGVYSGPIGTAVLAITVKWLQKMKEKKGLYPDKSVYTQQIGPGFCFGALALMLRFFFEEWDYTYVHSFYHCALAMAFVLLLPKENKKAGGAGTPAKLDCSTLCCCV, encoded by the exons ATGGGTTCGCTGGTGGCCAAGCTCCTTCTGCCCACCATCAGCACCTTGGTCTTCCTCCCCACCATCAGCATCGCGGCCAAGCGGCGCTTCCACATGGAAGCCATGGTTTACTTCTTCACCATGTTCTTCGTGGCG atttacCACGCGTGTGATGGCCCCGGCTTATCAGTGCTGTGCTTCATGCGCTACGATATCCTGGAATACTTCAGCATCTACGGAACAGCCCTGTCCATCTGGGTGTCCCTGATGG CCCTGGCAGAGTTCGACGAGCCAAAGAGATCGACCTTCGTCATGTTTGGCGTCCTCACCATTGCTGTGAGGATCTACCACAACCGCTGGGGCTACGGCGTCTACTCAGGACCCATCGGGACGGCCGTCCTGGCGATAACTGTGAAATGG ctccaaaagatgaaagagaagaaagggctGTATCCAGACAAGAGCGTCTACACCCAGCAGATTGGTCCTGGCTTCTGTTTCGGGGCATTAGCGCTGATGCTGAGGTTCTTCTTTGAG GAGTGGGATTACACCTACGTGCACAGCTTCTACCACTGCGCCTTGGCCATGGCCTtcgtcctgctgctgcccaaggAGAACAAGAAGGCTGGGGGCGCCGGGACCCCCGCCAAGCTCGACTGCTCCACGCTCTGCTGCTGCGTCTGA